In Musa acuminata AAA Group cultivar baxijiao chromosome BXJ3-9, Cavendish_Baxijiao_AAA, whole genome shotgun sequence, a single genomic region encodes these proteins:
- the LOC103997907 gene encoding U-box domain-containing protein 52 isoform X1 has protein sequence MYTHRSSGRLEHMHVDAASPLVAVAIDKDKGSQNALKWAAENLVTRGHTLTLIHVNVRSHSTSSRKNAGGCIEPMDHHTKELFLPFRCFCTRKNLHYKDVVLGGHDVAKTITEFVSHAAIEKLVVGAPSKGGLMRRFKHHDITTNITKGAPDFCTVYVIAKGKVSAMKNATRLAPIVSPLRDQIQSQVSLKPNAMSHHFLLGSEATSDVASDTHSLHHEDSIKSPYAKVLRGSSTKSYADTSFTDTDISFVSSDTDISFVSSGRPSNERSLALRLSSGSEGIDNSFEMVRTSHKSVDPYLTRNEGSTGTSWSSQTMEDVEEEMKRLRLELKHTMDMYNKACKDALTAKQKAMELQRWKIEEEKRLYEAHMAEEAAMALVERERAKCRAAIEAAQAEHRLAELEAQKRIDAEMKAIKEAEVMKKALDSLAHADVRYRKYAIEEIEAATEYFADHYKIGEGGYGPVYKCYLDHTAVAVKVLRPDAAQSRSQFHQEVEILSCIRHPNMVLLLGACPEYGCLVFEYMANGSLEDRLFRKANTPVIPWQYRFQIAAEIATCLLFLHHKKPEPLVHRDLKPGNILLDKYYVSKISDVGLARLVPPSVANSVTQYRMTSTAGTFYYIDPEHQQTGMLGVKSDIYSLGILLLQIITAKPPAGLTRHVSHSIEKGTFDEMLDAEVTDWPVEEAQHLAEIALKCTELRRKDRPDLERVVLPELERLRSLAEDNMLYSTMPSSTRSHSPSIHSRVSPQDIVSDSLMTQSGYESSSESSATGP, from the exons ATGTATACTCACAGGAGCAGTGGGCGTCTAGAACACATGCATGTCGATGCGGCATCTCCATTGGTGGCAGTGGCCATTGACAAGGACAAAGGAAGCCAGAATGCTCTGAAATGGGCAGCAGAAAACCTTGTCACCAGAGGCCACACCCTCACCCTCATCCACGTCAACGTTAGGAGCCACTCAA CTTCGAGCCGAAAGAATGCCGGTGGTTGCATAGAACCAATGGATCATCATACAAAAGAACTCTTCCTTCCATTTCGCTGTTTCTGTACACGTAAAAAT TTACATTACAAGGATGTGGTTCTGGGAGGTCATGATGTAGCTAAGACTATAACCGAATTCGTTTCACATGCTGCCATAGAGAAGCTGGTAGTTGGTGCTCCATCAAAGGGTGGACTTATGAG GAGATTCAAACATCACGACATCACCACCAATATCACAAAGGGGGCACCTGATTTCTGCACCGTTTATGTAATAGCCAAAGGGAAAGTATCAGCCATGAAGAATGCCACACGACTAGCTCCAATTGTTTCTCCTCTTCGTGATCAAATTCAAAGCCAAGTGAGCCTCAAGCCTAATGCAATGTCTCATCACTTCTTGCTTGGTTCAGAAG CGACAAGCGACGTAGCTTCTGACACTCACAGCCTGCATCATGAAGATTCGATCAA GTCGCCATATGCCAAGGTGCTGCGGGGTTCCAGCACAAAGTCATATGCAGATACTTCATTCACTGACACTGACATATCATTTGTGAGCTCGGACACTGATATATCATTTGTCAGCTCTGGAAGGCCAAGCAATGAACGTAGTTTAGCTCTAAGGTTATCAAGTGGATCAGAAGGTATTGATAACAGCTTTGAGATGGTGCGAACATCACATAAGTCGGTGGATCCATACTTAACCAGAAATGAGGGTAGTACTGGAACATCATGGTCATCACAGACCATG gaagatgtagaagaagaaatGAAGAGGCTGAGGCTAGAACTCAAGCATACTATGGACATGTACAACAAAGCGTGCAAAGATGCACTCACAGCTAAACAAAAG GCAATGGAGCTCCAGCGTTGGAAaatagaggaggagaagaggttaTATGAAGCACATATGGCAGAGGAAGCTGCCATGGCTTTGGTGGAGAGAGAAAGAGCTAAGTGTAGGGCAGCAATAGAAGCAGCTCAAGCTGAGCACAGGCTAGCAGAGCTAGAAGCACAAAAGAGAATAGATGCAGAAATGAAAGCAATTAAAGAGGCTGAGGTGATGAAGAAAGCACTAGATTCCTTGGCACATGCAGATGTGAGGTACAGAAAGTATGCAATTGAGGAAATAGAAGCTGCCACAGAGTACTTTGCAGATCATTATAAAATTGGAGAGGGTGGTTATGGTCCTGTCTATAAATGTTATCTGGATCATACGGCAGTTGCCGTTAAGGTTCTACGTCCAGATGCAGCTCAAAGCAGGTCACAGTTTCATCAAGAG GTTGAAATACTGAGCTGCATTAGGCATCCAAACATGGTTCTGCTTCTAGGTGCCTGCCCGGAGTATGGCTGTCTTGTGTTTGAATATATGGCTAATGGAAGCTTGGAGGACCGCCTTTTCCGGAAAGCAAACACACCTGTAATTCCCTGGCAATATAGGTTTCAAATTGCTGCTGAGATTGCCACATGCCTCCTCTTCTTACACCACAAGAAGCCAGAGCCACTTGTTCACCGAGACCTCAAGCCTGGAAACATCCTTCTTGACAAATACTATGTGAGCAAGATCAGTGATGTTGGTCTAGCCCGGCTTGTTCCCCCATCAGTTGCAAACAGTGTCACACAGTACCGCATGACCTCCACAGCTGGAACATTCTACTATATTGATCCCGAGCACCAGCAGACAGGCATGCTTGGTGTGAAGTCTGACATATACTCTCTTGGAATTCTGCTGTTGCAGATTATAACAGCAAAGCCTCCCGCAGGGCTAACACGCCATGTGAGCCATTCAATTGAAAAAGGAACATTTGATGAAATGTTAGATGCAGAGGTAACTGACTGGCCAGTTGAGGAGGCTCAGCACCTTGCTGAAATAGCACTCAAGTGCACAGAGCTGAGAAGGAAGGATCGACCAGATCTTGAAAGAGTTGTGTTACCAGAACTAGAGAGGCTAAGATCTCTTGCAGAAgataacatgctttattccaccaTGCCAAGCAGTACTCGTAGTCATAGTCCATCCATCCATAGTCGAGTTTCCCCACAG GATATTGTCAGTGATTCACTAATGACACAATCTGGTTATGAAAGTTCAAGCGAATCGTCTGCAACAGGACCATGA
- the LOC103997907 gene encoding U-box domain-containing protein 52 isoform X2, producing MRRFKHHDITTNITKGAPDFCTVYVIAKGKVSAMKNATRLAPIVSPLRDQIQSQVSLKPNAMSHHFLLGSEATSDVASDTHSLHHEDSIKSPYAKVLRGSSTKSYADTSFTDTDISFVSSDTDISFVSSGRPSNERSLALRLSSGSEGIDNSFEMVRTSHKSVDPYLTRNEGSTGTSWSSQTMEDVEEEMKRLRLELKHTMDMYNKACKDALTAKQKAMELQRWKIEEEKRLYEAHMAEEAAMALVERERAKCRAAIEAAQAEHRLAELEAQKRIDAEMKAIKEAEVMKKALDSLAHADVRYRKYAIEEIEAATEYFADHYKIGEGGYGPVYKCYLDHTAVAVKVLRPDAAQSRSQFHQEVEILSCIRHPNMVLLLGACPEYGCLVFEYMANGSLEDRLFRKANTPVIPWQYRFQIAAEIATCLLFLHHKKPEPLVHRDLKPGNILLDKYYVSKISDVGLARLVPPSVANSVTQYRMTSTAGTFYYIDPEHQQTGMLGVKSDIYSLGILLLQIITAKPPAGLTRHVSHSIEKGTFDEMLDAEVTDWPVEEAQHLAEIALKCTELRRKDRPDLERVVLPELERLRSLAEDNMLYSTMPSSTRSHSPSIHSRVSPQDIVSDSLMTQSGYESSSESSATGP from the exons ATGAG GAGATTCAAACATCACGACATCACCACCAATATCACAAAGGGGGCACCTGATTTCTGCACCGTTTATGTAATAGCCAAAGGGAAAGTATCAGCCATGAAGAATGCCACACGACTAGCTCCAATTGTTTCTCCTCTTCGTGATCAAATTCAAAGCCAAGTGAGCCTCAAGCCTAATGCAATGTCTCATCACTTCTTGCTTGGTTCAGAAG CGACAAGCGACGTAGCTTCTGACACTCACAGCCTGCATCATGAAGATTCGATCAA GTCGCCATATGCCAAGGTGCTGCGGGGTTCCAGCACAAAGTCATATGCAGATACTTCATTCACTGACACTGACATATCATTTGTGAGCTCGGACACTGATATATCATTTGTCAGCTCTGGAAGGCCAAGCAATGAACGTAGTTTAGCTCTAAGGTTATCAAGTGGATCAGAAGGTATTGATAACAGCTTTGAGATGGTGCGAACATCACATAAGTCGGTGGATCCATACTTAACCAGAAATGAGGGTAGTACTGGAACATCATGGTCATCACAGACCATG gaagatgtagaagaagaaatGAAGAGGCTGAGGCTAGAACTCAAGCATACTATGGACATGTACAACAAAGCGTGCAAAGATGCACTCACAGCTAAACAAAAG GCAATGGAGCTCCAGCGTTGGAAaatagaggaggagaagaggttaTATGAAGCACATATGGCAGAGGAAGCTGCCATGGCTTTGGTGGAGAGAGAAAGAGCTAAGTGTAGGGCAGCAATAGAAGCAGCTCAAGCTGAGCACAGGCTAGCAGAGCTAGAAGCACAAAAGAGAATAGATGCAGAAATGAAAGCAATTAAAGAGGCTGAGGTGATGAAGAAAGCACTAGATTCCTTGGCACATGCAGATGTGAGGTACAGAAAGTATGCAATTGAGGAAATAGAAGCTGCCACAGAGTACTTTGCAGATCATTATAAAATTGGAGAGGGTGGTTATGGTCCTGTCTATAAATGTTATCTGGATCATACGGCAGTTGCCGTTAAGGTTCTACGTCCAGATGCAGCTCAAAGCAGGTCACAGTTTCATCAAGAG GTTGAAATACTGAGCTGCATTAGGCATCCAAACATGGTTCTGCTTCTAGGTGCCTGCCCGGAGTATGGCTGTCTTGTGTTTGAATATATGGCTAATGGAAGCTTGGAGGACCGCCTTTTCCGGAAAGCAAACACACCTGTAATTCCCTGGCAATATAGGTTTCAAATTGCTGCTGAGATTGCCACATGCCTCCTCTTCTTACACCACAAGAAGCCAGAGCCACTTGTTCACCGAGACCTCAAGCCTGGAAACATCCTTCTTGACAAATACTATGTGAGCAAGATCAGTGATGTTGGTCTAGCCCGGCTTGTTCCCCCATCAGTTGCAAACAGTGTCACACAGTACCGCATGACCTCCACAGCTGGAACATTCTACTATATTGATCCCGAGCACCAGCAGACAGGCATGCTTGGTGTGAAGTCTGACATATACTCTCTTGGAATTCTGCTGTTGCAGATTATAACAGCAAAGCCTCCCGCAGGGCTAACACGCCATGTGAGCCATTCAATTGAAAAAGGAACATTTGATGAAATGTTAGATGCAGAGGTAACTGACTGGCCAGTTGAGGAGGCTCAGCACCTTGCTGAAATAGCACTCAAGTGCACAGAGCTGAGAAGGAAGGATCGACCAGATCTTGAAAGAGTTGTGTTACCAGAACTAGAGAGGCTAAGATCTCTTGCAGAAgataacatgctttattccaccaTGCCAAGCAGTACTCGTAGTCATAGTCCATCCATCCATAGTCGAGTTTCCCCACAG GATATTGTCAGTGATTCACTAATGACACAATCTGGTTATGAAAGTTCAAGCGAATCGTCTGCAACAGGACCATGA
- the LOC135649160 gene encoding SUMO-conjugating enzyme SCE1-like isoform X1, with protein sequence MSGGIARGRLAEERKAWRKNHPHGFVAKPETSADGTVNLMVWHCIIPGKQGTDWEGGHYPLTLHFSEDYPSKPPKCRFPQGFFHPNVYPSGTVCLSILNEDSGWRPAITVKQILVGIQDLLDRPNPADPAQVDGHQLFIQDLSEYRRRVRQQAKQYPALI encoded by the exons ATGTCTGGAGGAATAGCACGCGGTCGTCTTGCGGAAGAACGCAAAGCGTGGCGTAAGAATCACCCCCAT GGTTTTGTGGCCAAGCCAGAAACATCAGCAGACGGTACTGTGAACCTGATGGTATGGCATTGCATCATCCCTGGCAAGCAGGGG ACTGATTGGGAGGGTGGCCACTATCCTCTAACGCTCCATTTCAGCGAGGACTACCCCAGTAAACCACCCAAGTGTAGATTCCCACAGGGCTTCTTCCACCCAAATGTGTATCCTTCAGGAACGGTGTGCCTCTCGATTCTCAATGAAGACAGC GGGTGGAGACCAGCCAtaacggtgaaacaaatactagtGGGGATACAGGACTTGCTAGATCGGCCGAACCCTGCCGATCCCGCTCAGGTCGATGGCCATCAGCTCTTTATTCAG GATCTATCGGAGTACAGAAGACGTGTTCGACAGCAAGCCAAGCAGTATCCCGCTCTTATCTAG
- the LOC135649160 gene encoding SUMO-conjugating enzyme SCE1-like isoform X2 — MSGGIARGRLAEERKAWRKNHPHGFVAKPETSADGTVNLMVWHCIIPGKQGTDWEGGHYPLTLHFSEDYPSKPPKCRFPQGFFHPNVYPSGTGWRPAITVKQILVGIQDLLDRPNPADPAQVDGHQLFIQDLSEYRRRVRQQAKQYPALI, encoded by the exons ATGTCTGGAGGAATAGCACGCGGTCGTCTTGCGGAAGAACGCAAAGCGTGGCGTAAGAATCACCCCCAT GGTTTTGTGGCCAAGCCAGAAACATCAGCAGACGGTACTGTGAACCTGATGGTATGGCATTGCATCATCCCTGGCAAGCAGGGG ACTGATTGGGAGGGTGGCCACTATCCTCTAACGCTCCATTTCAGCGAGGACTACCCCAGTAAACCACCCAAGTGTAGATTCCCACAGGGCTTCTTCCACCCAAATGTGTATCCTTCAGGAACG GGGTGGAGACCAGCCAtaacggtgaaacaaatactagtGGGGATACAGGACTTGCTAGATCGGCCGAACCCTGCCGATCCCGCTCAGGTCGATGGCCATCAGCTCTTTATTCAG GATCTATCGGAGTACAGAAGACGTGTTCGACAGCAAGCCAAGCAGTATCCCGCTCTTATCTAG